Part of the Thermodesulfobacteriota bacterium genome is shown below.
TTCGTGCAGCTGTTCCATGGAAGCGACCTCCCGGGGCGAGAGTCGGGTAAGACAGATAGGGTTCGGTCCTTTTCCAGGCCGTGGCGCATATCGCCCCTGCTAATAGTATCGGCCAGAGGCTGGCCGGACGCCAGGGAAAGTATGAAAAGAAGGTTGCCAATCCCGGACTGTGGGGTATAGTCCCTTTTTTTGGGGTACCGGCGACCTTGGCCAGGCCCGGCGAGGCAGTACGCTTCCTCTGGCCTGGCGGCCGCCGGGGGGACAAGGGGCCGGTCCCCTGCCGGGGGCCGTCATGGGGCTCCAGGAGCAGCGACAATGTCTCGCCATACGAACGGCCGGCCGCGGGAGGAATGCGGCGTCTTCGGGGTCTTCGGCCATCCGGAAGCGGCCAAGCTCACCTACTTCGGCCTGTACTCCCTGCAGCATCGTGGCCAGGAGAGTGCGGGCATGGTCACCAGCGACGGCACCCAGATCCGCCAGCACCGGGCCATGGGGCTGGTCTCCAAGGTCTTCAGCGAGAAGATCCTGGAGGATCTGGCCGGCAATCTGGCCATGGGCCATGTCCGGTATTCCACCACCGGCGCCTCCACCAGCGCCAACGTCCAGCCTCTCTGCGTCACCCACAGCGGCAACACCTTCGCCGTCGCCCACAACGGCAACCTGGTCAATGCCCGGGTGCTCCGGGAGGAGCTGGAGCGGGGGGGCTCCATCTTCCAGACCACCACGGACAGCGAGGTGGTGGTGCATCTCCTTGCCCGGGCCGCGCAGGAGGGCCTGGACCAGGCGATTGCCTCCACCTTCCGGCGGCTGGAAGGGGCCTATTCCATCCTGATCATGACCCGGGACCGGCTGGTGGCGATCCGGGATCCCCAGGGCTTTCGCCCGTTGTGCCTGGGCCTCATCAACGGCGGCGGCTATGTGGTGGCCTCCGAGACCTGCGCCCTGGACCTTACCGAGGCTCAGTACCTGCGGGACGTCGAGCCCGGCGAGGTCCTGGTCATCGACCAGCACGGCCTGCACTCGTCCTTCCCCATGGGTCGCCGCCGGCAGACCTTTTGCATCTTCGAGCTGGTCTATTTTTCGCGGCCGGACAGCCAGATCTTCGGGGTGGATGTCTACCAGGCCCGCAAGCGCATGGGCGCGATCCTGGCCCGGGAGGCGCCGGTGGCCGGCGATTTCGTCATGCCTTTCCCGGACTCCGGGATCTACGCCGCCATCGGCTTCTCCCAGGCCTCCGGCATGCCCTTCGAGCTGGCCATGATCCGCAACCACTACGTGGGGCGGACCTTCATCCAGCCGTCCCAGTCCATGCGGGATTTCGGGGTCCGGGTGAAGCTCAATCCGGTGCGGCCCATGCTCCAGGGCAAGAAGGTGGTGATCGTGGACGACTCCATCATCCGCGGCACCACCAGCCGCAGCCGGGTCCGCTCCTTGCGGGCCGGCGGCGTCGCCGAGGTGCACATGCTCATCAGCTGCCCGCCCACCAAGTATCCGTGCTACTACGGCATCGACTTCGCCAGCCGCGGCGAGCTGGTGGCCTCGGCCAAGACCGTGCCTCAGATCCGTGATTTCCTGGGCCTCGACAGCCTGCACTACCTGAGCCTCGACGGCCTGGTGGAGGCCACCGGCTTGCCCCGGGACCGCTTCTGTCTGGCCTGCTATACCGGCGACTACCCGGTCTCCCCGGACCTGGCCTTCCACAAGCTGATCCTGGACCCCGAGGCCGGCCGCTGAGTCTGCCCATGGCGAGCCCCCGCTGCCAGCAGGCCGTGGAGGTCCTGAAGACCGAGGCCGAGGGCATTCTGGCCCTGGTGGAGCAGGTGGGGCCGGCCTTTGACCGGGCGGTGGAGGCCATGCTCGCCACCAGCGGCCGGGTGGTCATCACCGGCATCGGCAAGTCCGGCATCATCGGCCAGAAGATCGCCGCCACCCTCAACAGCACCGGCACCCCCTCCTTCTTCCTGCACCCGGTGGAGGCCATGCACGGGGATCTGGGCATGGTAGGGGCCACGGATGTCGTTCTCGCCATCTCGTACAGCGGCGAGACCGCCGAGCTCACCCGGCTCCTCGACCCCCTCAAGCGGCGGGGTACCACCATCATCGCCCTCACCGGTCGTGTCGACTCCACCCTGGGCCGCCAGGCCGACATCGTTCTCAGCGCGGCCGTGCCCCGGGAGGCCTGCCCCCTGGGCCTGGCCCCCACGGCCAGCACCACAGCGGCCCTGGCCCTGGGGGATGCCCTGGCCGTGGTGCTCATCAACGAGAAGCGCTTCGAGGCCCGGGACTTCCGCCGTAACCATCCCGGCGGCAGCCTGGGCGAACGGCTCAAGGTCGGGGTGGCCGAGGTGATGCTCACCGGGCCCGCCATCCCCCGGGTGGGTCCCGAGGTGTCTTTGGGGGAGGCCGCCGCCGAGCTCAACCGCAAGAACCTGGGCGCTGTGCTGGTCACCGGCCAGCGGGACAGCGTCCTGGGCATCCTCACCGACGGCGATCTGAGGCGCCTGCTCCTGGGGCAGCCGGCAGGCGGCCTCGACCTTGGCCAGACCCGGGTGGCCGAGGTCATGACCCGCTCCCCCAAGACCATCCAGCAGGATCTCCTGGCCGCCGACGCCGTCAGCCTCATGCAGCGCCACGAGATCACCATCCTGGCGGTCGTGGATGGCCTGGACCGCCTGGCGGGCATCCTCCACCTCCAGGATCTCCTGGGCAAGGGCGAATTCCGCTTCCTGGTCTGAGGCCGGGCTCGGCCTCCCCTCCCATGCGCGACGAGCTTCGCCTCCTTCTGCCCTCCTTCCGGGCCGGGGCGCCCATGATCGCCGCCGGCCTTGCGGCCCTGGTGCTGGTGGACGGCCTGCAGCTGGTGGTGCCCTGGGTGATGAAGCGGGCGGTGGACGAGCTGGCGGCAGGTCAAGCCACCGGGCAGCGGCTGGCCTTCCACGGCCTGGCGGTCATGGCGCTGGCCACCGGCATCGGCCTTTTGCGCTATGTCTGGCGGGTCTGCCTCCTGGGCCACGCCCGCCGGGTGGAGCAGACCCTCCGCGATCAGCTCTTCGCCCATTTCCTGACCCTCTCCCCTGCCTTCTACGACCGGACCTCGGCCGGCGACCTCATGGCCCACACCACGAACGACCTGGAGTCGGTGCGGATGGCGGTGGGCATGGGCATGGTCGCCCTGGTGGATGCCCTCCTGATGGGCACCGCCGCCACGGCCATGATGATCGCCATCAGCCCCACCCTGGCCGCCATCGCCGTCCTGCCCATGCCGGCACTGGTCATCCTGGCCAAGAGCCTGACCCGGCAGCTGCACCGCAGCTATCGCCTGGTCCAGGAGGCCTTTTCCCTCATCACCGAGCGGGTGCGGGAGAGTCTGGCCGGGATCCGGATGGTGCGGGCCTACGGCCTGGAAGGGGCCGAGGTGGAGCGGCTGGCCGCGGTGAGTCTCAGCTCGGTGGCGGCCAACCTGCGCCGGGCCCGGCTCAGCTCCTTCTTCATGCCCCTGGCGAGCTTCTTCAGCCAGCTGTCCACCGCCCTGGTCCTCCTCCTGGGGGGCCGTCTGGTGCTGGCCGGCGGCATCTCCCTGGGGGACTTCGTCGCCTTCACCGGCTATCTCGCCCTCTTGACCTGGCCGATGATGGCGGCCGGCTGGCTCATGAGCCTGTTGCAGCGGGGCTCGGCCTCCCTGGGCCGGCTGCAGGTGCTCCTTTCGACCCGGCCGACCCTGGCCGACCGGCCGGCGGCCGCGCGGGCGTTGCCGGCTGCCGGCCCCGGGGCGATCACCCTGGAGCACGTCAGCTTCGCCTATGCCGGCCGGGAGGCCCTGGCCCTGAACGACCTGTCCATCACCGTGCCGGCGGGTCGAATCACCGCCCTGGTCGGCCGCACCGGCGCCGGCAAGAGCACGGTCTGCCATCTTCTGGCCCGCTTCTACGACCCCACCGCGGGCGCGGTCTTCCTGGATGGCCAGGATCTGCGGGACCTGCCCCTGGCGGCCTTGCGCTCCCGGATCGGCTATGTGCCTCAGGATACGGTGCTGTTCTCCGGTACTGTGCGGGAGAATCTGGCCTTCGGCGATCCGGTGGCGGACGACGATGGCCTCTGGGCGGTCCTGGAGGAGGCCGGGATCCTGGAGGAGGTCCGGCGGCTGCCGGCCGGGCTCGACACCCGGATCGGCGAGCGGGGCATCACCTTGTCCGGCGGCCAGAAGCAGCGGCTGGCCATTGCCCGCGCCCTGCTGACCAAAGCGCCGGTGCTGGTTCTGGACGATGCCCTGTCGGCGGTGGATGCCGAGACCGAGCAGCACATCACCCGCCGGATCCTGGCCCAGGCCCGGGGCCGGACCTTTGTCATCGTCACCCACCGGCCGGCGGCCATCGAGCAGGCGGACCAGATCGTGGTCCTGGACGCTGGCCGCAAGGTCGCCTCCGGCAGCCACGCCGAGCTGGCCGCCTCCTGCCCGCTCTACCGGCAGATCTACCAGGGGGGGCCGCGGCATGTACAGCCCTGATCTCCACGAGGAGGAGGGCTACACCCTACGCGCCCCGGAGTGGCAGCTCCTGGGGCGGCTGTGGCCCTATCTCAAGCCGTCTCTGGCCGCCATGCTCCTGGCCCTGGGCCTGATGCTCGCCTTCACCGGCCTGGAGGTCCTGATCCCCCAGGTGACCCGGGTGGCCATCGACCGCCATCTCGGCCGGGTGGACCGGGAATGGCGGGCCGACCGGCCGGTGCCCCCCGAGCTGGCCGGGGTGGTGGAAGCGCTCCGGCCGGCCCTGGTGCCGCTGCCCGTTCCCGGTCGCTTCCTGCTGCCGGCCGCGGCCCTGACCGCGGTGGGCGCCCCGGAGCGGCAGCGGCTGGAGGCGGCCGGCCTCATCGAGCCCCGCCGCCTCCTGGCCGTGTCCCTGGAGACGGCGGAGGCCCAGGATCTTGCCCGGCGCTACCCCCAGACCCTGTGGCCGATCCCTCAGGGTCTGGCCGGTGAGCTGGACCGCCTGGCGGATCTGCCGGCCGCCGATCGCCTGCGCCTGCGGCAGGACGATCTCCGGGGTCTGGCCCTTCTGGCCGCAGCCTTGACCGGCCTGCTCCTCCTGGCCTTCGGCGCCTCCTTCGGCCAGTCGTATGTGCTGGAGGCGGTGAGCCAGAAGACCATGCACCGGCTGCGGCTGGCCCTTTTTGCCCACCTGGCCGGCCAGGGCATCGCCTTCTTCGACCGCCAGCCCCTGGGCCGCCTGGTCACCCGGGTCACCAACGACATCCAGAACCTCGACCAGCTGTTCACCGCCGTGTTCGTGGCCCTGTTCAAGGATCTTCTCCTGGTGGCCGGCATTCTGATCCTGCTGGCGGCGAAGGATCCGCTGCTGGCCGGCGCCTGCCTGGCCAGCCTGCCGTTCTTCGCCCTGTTCGGCGTCTTCTTCAAGCGCCGCAACCTGGCCATCTTTCGGGTGGTGCGGGCCAAGATCGGCATCATGAACGGCCTGCTCCAGGAGAGCCTGACGGCCATGCGGGTGGTGCAGCTGTTCCGCCAGGAGGCCGCCCTCTTGGACCGCTTCAGCACGGTGAACCGGGAGCACGCCGCTGCCAGCCAGAGCCAGATCGCGGTC
Proteins encoded:
- the purF gene encoding amidophosphoribosyltransferase, with amino-acid sequence MSRHTNGRPREECGVFGVFGHPEAAKLTYFGLYSLQHRGQESAGMVTSDGTQIRQHRAMGLVSKVFSEKILEDLAGNLAMGHVRYSTTGASTSANVQPLCVTHSGNTFAVAHNGNLVNARVLREELERGGSIFQTTTDSEVVVHLLARAAQEGLDQAIASTFRRLEGAYSILIMTRDRLVAIRDPQGFRPLCLGLINGGGYVVASETCALDLTEAQYLRDVEPGEVLVIDQHGLHSSFPMGRRRQTFCIFELVYFSRPDSQIFGVDVYQARKRMGAILAREAPVAGDFVMPFPDSGIYAAIGFSQASGMPFELAMIRNHYVGRTFIQPSQSMRDFGVRVKLNPVRPMLQGKKVVIVDDSIIRGTTSRSRVRSLRAGGVAEVHMLISCPPTKYPCYYGIDFASRGELVASAKTVPQIRDFLGLDSLHYLSLDGLVEATGLPRDRFCLACYTGDYPVSPDLAFHKLILDPEAGR
- a CDS encoding KpsF/GutQ family sugar-phosphate isomerase — encoded protein: MASPRCQQAVEVLKTEAEGILALVEQVGPAFDRAVEAMLATSGRVVITGIGKSGIIGQKIAATLNSTGTPSFFLHPVEAMHGDLGMVGATDVVLAISYSGETAELTRLLDPLKRRGTTIIALTGRVDSTLGRQADIVLSAAVPREACPLGLAPTASTTAALALGDALAVVLINEKRFEARDFRRNHPGGSLGERLKVGVAEVMLTGPAIPRVGPEVSLGEAAAELNRKNLGAVLVTGQRDSVLGILTDGDLRRLLLGQPAGGLDLGQTRVAEVMTRSPKTIQQDLLAADAVSLMQRHEITILAVVDGLDRLAGILHLQDLLGKGEFRFLV
- a CDS encoding ABC transporter ATP-binding protein, giving the protein MRDELRLLLPSFRAGAPMIAAGLAALVLVDGLQLVVPWVMKRAVDELAAGQATGQRLAFHGLAVMALATGIGLLRYVWRVCLLGHARRVEQTLRDQLFAHFLTLSPAFYDRTSAGDLMAHTTNDLESVRMAVGMGMVALVDALLMGTAATAMMIAISPTLAAIAVLPMPALVILAKSLTRQLHRSYRLVQEAFSLITERVRESLAGIRMVRAYGLEGAEVERLAAVSLSSVAANLRRARLSSFFMPLASFFSQLSTALVLLLGGRLVLAGGISLGDFVAFTGYLALLTWPMMAAGWLMSLLQRGSASLGRLQVLLSTRPTLADRPAAARALPAAGPGAITLEHVSFAYAGREALALNDLSITVPAGRITALVGRTGAGKSTVCHLLARFYDPTAGAVFLDGQDLRDLPLAALRSRIGYVPQDTVLFSGTVRENLAFGDPVADDDGLWAVLEEAGILEEVRRLPAGLDTRIGERGITLSGGQKQRLAIARALLTKAPVLVLDDALSAVDAETEQHITRRILAQARGRTFVIVTHRPAAIEQADQIVVLDAGRKVASGSHAELAASCPLYRQIYQGGPRHVQP
- a CDS encoding ABC transporter ATP-binding protein; its protein translation is MYSPDLHEEEGYTLRAPEWQLLGRLWPYLKPSLAAMLLALGLMLAFTGLEVLIPQVTRVAIDRHLGRVDREWRADRPVPPELAGVVEALRPALVPLPVPGRFLLPAAALTAVGAPERQRLEAAGLIEPRRLLAVSLETAEAQDLARRYPQTLWPIPQGLAGELDRLADLPAADRLRLRQDDLRGLALLAAALTGLLLLAFGASFGQSYVLEAVSQKTMHRLRLALFAHLAGQGIAFFDRQPLGRLVTRVTNDIQNLDQLFTAVFVALFKDLLLVAGILILLAAKDPLLAGACLASLPFFALFGVFFKRRNLAIFRVVRAKIGIMNGLLQESLTAMRVVQLFRQEAALLDRFSTVNREHAAASQSQIAVNAIFLPLVDWVTYLVIALVLWRGGLGVLADQLSLGTMVAFMAYIRMFYRPVREIAEKVNLLQSGAASLERVFALFDERTALPGAAGHEPVPGRGGLRFAGVGFGYDPARPVLDDLSFAVAPGERVALVGPTGAGKTTVAHLLARFYDVQKGAILLDGSDLRQLPEAALRRRLGLVLQEVFLFAGTVRENICLGRQVPEAELGQVLAAVHADRFVAALPQGVDTVLQHGGSDLSAGQRQLLAFARLILHDPQVVLLDEATANIDPETEALVQAAMERILRGRTALVIAHRLATVRQVDRILVLDRGRLVQEGRHDELKARPGLYQQLALLQEGLAASLGGQP